CTGGCGGCCAACCAGTTCAGCGGCAGCCCGGCCGAACTGCCGGCCCACCTGGCCGCTGCCAAGGCCACGCTCGACGCCAGCCGGCCAACTGCGGTGAACCTAGCCTGGGCCACCAGCCGCATGCTCCGCGTCGCGCACGAACAGGCCGGCGCGCCACTAGACACCCTGCGTACACGGCTGCTCGACGAAGCGCACGCAATCATGGCCGAAGACCTGGCCATGTGCTATGCGATTGGCGCGCACGGCGCCGCACTCATCCCGGCGCGCGGCCATGTGCTGACGCACTGTAATGCCGGCGGGCTGGCCACCGCCGGGCTCGGCACGGCACTGGCACCCATCCGGATCGCCCATGATCGCGGACGCCCGATCCACGTGTTTGTCGACGAGACCCGCCCATTCCTACAGGGCGCACGCCTGACAGCCTGGGAGCTACAGCGCGCCGGTGTGCCGCTGACGCTGATCACCGACAGCATGGCCGGCTACTTCATGCGCTGTGGCGAGATCGACTGTGTGATCGTCGGCGCCGACCGCGTGGTGGCCAATGGCGACATTGCCAACAAGATCGGCACCTATAGCCTGGCGGTGCTGGCGCGCGCGCACGGCATCCCATTCTATGTGGCGGCGCCCTCGTCGACGATCGACCTGGCGCTGCCGAATGGCGACGCCATCCCGATCGAGCAGCGCAGCCCGGCCGAAGTGACTACATTCGCCGGCGTGTCGATCGCGCCGGCAGGTGTACACGCAGCCCACCCGGCCTTCGATGTCACACCGCACGAGCTGATCACCGCGCTGATCACCGAGCAAGGCGTGATCATGGCGCCATACCAGGAGAACCTGCGCAAGACCGTACAGGTTTGAGTGTTGAGGTTTGAGTGCTGAGTTCGCCGGCCTCAGCGCAACACTCAAACCTCAAACCTGAGAACTAATCGCATGGCGTTGCCATTCGAACCCGCCTGCTTGCCGCTGTTGTTGGGCGGGCTGCCGCATCGCAGCCCCGCCCAGGCGCTCGAGATCTCGCGCCGCTACGCCGGGGCGCTGCTGGCCTGGCCGCAGCTTCCGCAGCGCAGCTTCCGCGAGCAAAGCTTTGTGCAGAGCATGCTGGGCTTCCCAGGCCTGGTGATCGACGCGTCGAAGGCCCGAGTGTATGTCGATCGGCGCCGCGCCGAGCGCGAACTCGACCGGCTGGGCCTGGCTTACCTGGAGGATCGCTACACATACGGGGCGCTTGACGGCGAAGATGCCCCCGGCCTGGACGAGCTACTGCGCCAGGGCGACGCGCTGCACGGCAGCCTGGCGCTCAAGGGCCAGCTGATGGGGCCGATCAGCCTGGCCACCCAGCTCACCGACGAGCACGACCAGCCGCTGATGTACGACGACATGCTGTTCGACGCGCTGGTGCAGCACCTGAGCCTGCGCGCCGAGTGGCAGGAGGCCCGGCTGAGCGAGCTGAACCCGGCGACGATCATCTGCCTCGACGAGCCGTTCCTCGAGATGGTTGGGCTGCCGTTCGTGCCGATCGACTGGGAGCGCGCGCGCCAGCAGATCGACCAGACGCTCGAGGGTGTGCATGGCTGCAAGGCGCTGTATGCCGGCGGAGCGGTCAGCTGGCCCGAGATCCTACAGACATCGATCGACATGGTGATCGCCGATGTCTATCAGCACAGCCAGGCGCTGCTCGCGGCCGCACCCGATCTGGCCGCGCTGATCGAGCGCGACGGCATAGTTGGCCTGGGAATCGTGCCGACCGACGAGGAGCTGGTTATGCAAACCCGCGCCGACCAGGTAGTCGCGCTGGTGGTTGCGCTGGCCGAGCAGTTCGAGCAGCACGGCATCGCCCGCGATCGGCTGCTCCAGCAGGCGGTCATATCGACTGCCGGCACGCTCGGGCGACTCTCGGTGGCGGCTGCCGAGCGCGCCATCCAGCTGGTGGCCGATACGTCGCGGCTGTTGCGCGAACAGTATGGGCTGGGCTAATCATACCAGCATGTGATTCGGCTTAGCGATCTTCGATAATTGCATGCGCCCGATCGCGGCGGCCTGGCAGAGCGGTTGACTCCCCCAGATCGCCCGAGCAGCATGTATTCGAACGTCGCTCCCATCGGCAATCGGCTGCCCGCAGGGCAAATCGACAATCAAGGAGTCTCCCGTGCGTATCGTCGTCACCGGCTCGCTCGCCTACGACTACATCATGAATTTTCCCGGCTACTTCAAGGATCACATCCTGCCGGATAAAGTGCATATGCTGACAGTCAGCTTTCTGGTGGACTCGATGCGGCGTATGCGCGGCGGCGTGGCCGGCAACATTGCCTACACACTGGCGCTGCTGGGCGAGCGGCCGCTGGTGGTGGCAACAGCCGGGCAAGATTTCGGCGAGTACCGCGCCTGGATGGAGCGCCAGGGCATCGACGCCTCGGGCATCAAGCTGATCGACGACGAGTTCACCGCCTCGTGCTTCATCAATAACGACAAAGCCAACAACCAGATCGTTGCGTTCTACACCGGCGCGATGGCCCACTCGAAGCACCTTTCGCTGACCGAGCTAGGCCTGGGGGCCGACGACCTGGTGATCATCTCGCCAACCGACCCCGAGGCCATGGCACGCTACGCCGATGAGTGCCGCGCCCACGGCATCCCGTTCCTGTTCGACCCTGGCAAGCAGACGCCGCGGCTCGATGGCGAACAGATTCTGGCCGGGCTGACCGGCGCGAGCGTGCTGGTGGGCAACGACTACGAGTTTGCTATGATGGCGCAGAAGACCGGCCGGAGCGAGGCCGAGCTGATCGCCGCTGCGCCGCTGGCGGTGGTGACGCGCGGCGATCAGGGTTCGTCGATCTACGACCAGCGCAGCGGCCGCGAGCTACATGTGCCGATCGCCCCGATCCCGATCGTGGTCGACCCGACCGGCGCCGGCGATGCCTACCTGGGCGGGCTGGCATTTGGCCTGGCGCACCGGCTGCCGCTCGAGGTCACCGGCCGGATCGCGGCCCTGGCGGCGGCCTACCCGATCGAACACCGCGGCGGCCAGGAGCACAGCTATACGCTGAGCGAGTTTGCCAAGCGCTATGCTGCCGCGTTCGGGCCGGCACCCGAGATCGAGGCACTTTCGGCGTACGCGGCCTGAAGCGCTGAGTATATGGCCTTCGGCAGACGTACGTTGCAGGTTGGCGGGGTGCGGGTTAGCAGGTTGCAGGTTGCAGGTTAGCAGGTTGCAGGTTGGCAGGTTGGCACTAGCAGTGGTCACTGCCGACTGCCGACTGCCGGCTGCCGGCCACGCGATCGAGCCTGGCAAGAGGAGCGAGCATGCGCTGGGGAATTATCAGCACCGGCTATATCGCGGGCAAGTTCGCCGAGGCGCTGCGCGCTTCGGAAAGCGAACGTGTGGTGGCCGTCGCCAGCCGCGACGCCGCGCGCGCGGCGGCATTTGCGGGCGAGCATGGCATCGCGCAGGCGTACGGCTCGTACGCCGGCCTGCTGGCCGATCAGGAGGTCGAGGCGGTGTATATCGGCCTGCCGAATAGCATGCACGCCGAGTGGTCGAACCGGGCCGCCGCCGCCGGCAAGCACATCCTATGCGAGAAGCCGCTGGGTGTGAGCCGGGCCGAGGCGACCGCCATGTTCGCGGCCGCGCGCGAGCACGGCGTGTGGCTGATGGAAGCGTTCATGTACCGCTTCAACCCCCGCACGCTCAAGCTCGGGCAGCTGCTCGCGCAGGGCGCGATCGGCCAGGTGCGGCTGATCCGCGCCTCGTTTGGCTTCAACGCCACCAACCCGGCCGACGTGCGCTTGAATGCCGAGCTGGTGGGCGGCGCGCTGATGGACGTTGGCTGCTACTGCGTGAATGTCGCGCGGCTGGCGGCCGGCACCGCGCCGGTGCGCGCCTTCGCCACCGCCCGCTGGGCCGGCTCGGGCGTCGACGAGACACTGGCCGGCACGCTCGAATACCCTGGCGGCACGGTTGCGCAGATCGGCTGCAGCCTGGCCAGCTGCTCGCACCAGCAGCTTCAGATCGTCGGCAGCGCCGGGCTGATCGATATCGACGGCGCCTTCAACCTTCCAGACGACCAGGCCGGCAGCCTGCGGCTGCGCCGCGACGACGGCGGCGACGAGACGATACGCTTCGCACCGGTCAACCAGTACCGGCTCGAGGCCGAAGGCTTCGCCCAGCTGGTGGCGGCCAGCCACACGGCCGAGGGGCTGGCCGAGATGCCGCTGGCCGAAACGCTGGACAATATGGCGGCGATCGAGGCCCTGCTGCGCAGCGCGCGCACCGGCCACGCCGTGGAGATCGCGCAATGAATCAACGAGTCTGCTCTGCCTGCGGCGGCCAGGTTAAGAACGTGGTGCTGATCGAGGATCACGGCCCGGCCACCGGTGAAATGCCCGCAGCCATCGCGCCAGGGCAGGCGCACCGCTCGCTCGGCGTGGTGTATAACGAGCACTACCCAACCGAGGCAACCGCCTGCACGGCCTGCGGGCATATCGACCTGTGGGTTGACCCCGAGTGGGTCGCTAGTCTGAAGTGAATTTTGCGTTCTGAATGATTCAGCGCCAACACTCAACACTCATAAAGGAGAACAAGCGATCAATGGCTAACAACTTCGACATCAAGGATCTCAACCTGGCTGAACAGGGCCGCAAACGCATCGACTGGGCCGAGAAGGAGATGCCGGTGCTACGGCTGCTGCGCGAGCGCTTCGAGAAAGAGCGCCCGCTGCACGGCCTGCGGCTCTCGGCCTGCCTGCATGTCACCGCCGAGACGGCCAACCTGGCGCGCACGCTAGCGGCCGGCGGCGCCGACGTGGTGCTGTGCGCCTCGAACCCGCTCAGCACGCAGGACGACGTGGCCGCTGCGCTGGTAGCCTACGAAGAGATCCCGGTCTACGCGATCAAGGGCGAAGACAACCAGACCTACTACCGGCACCTGAGCGCCGCGCTCGACCACCAGCCGCATATCACCATGGACGATGGCGCCGACCTGGTGTCGGCGGTGCTCAAGCAGCGCCCCGAGCTGCTCGACACGCTGATCGGCTCGACCGAAGAGACCACCACCGGCGTGATCCGGCTCAAGGCCATGGCCGCCGACGGCGTGCTGAAGTTCCCGGTGATCGCCGTGAACGACAGCGACACCAAGCATATGTTCGACAACCGCTACGGCACCGGCCAGAGCACGCTCGACGGCATCATCCGCGCGACCAACGTGCTGCTCGCCGGCAAGACCTTCGTGGTCGGCGGGTATGGCTGGTGCTCGCGCGGCATCGCCGACCGGGCGCGCGGCCTGGGCGCGAATGTTATCGTCACCGAGATCGACCCGATCAAGGCGCTCGAGGCGGCAATGGACGGCTTCCGCGTGATGCCTATGCTCGCGGCCGCACCGCTGGCCGACTTCGTCTGCACTGCCACCGGCGATATCAATGTGCTCGACCTGCATCACTTCCAGGCCATGAAAGACGGCGCGATCGTGGCCAACAGCGGCCACTTCAATGTCGAGATCAACATCCCCGCGCTCGAGTCGCTCGCCGCCGAGAAGCGCCAGCCGCGCCCGTTCATCGACCAGTACATCCTGAAAGATGGCCGCGTGATCAACCTGCTCGGCGAGGGCCGGCTGATCAACCTGGCCAGCGCCGAGGGCCACCCCAGCGCGGTGATGGATATGTCGTTCGCCAACCAGGCGCTGGCCTCCGAGTTCCTCCAGCGCAACAAGGGCAAGCTCGCCAATGGCGTACACGCGCTGCCGAAAGAGGTCGACCGCGAGATCGCCGCGCTCAAGCTCACGGCTATGGGCATCAACATCGATGTGTTGACCTCCGACCAGACCAAGTACCTGTCGTCGTGGGAAGAAGGCACCTAGACGCCGGTGGCATCGCGCCGGTTAGGGGCCGCAGGCTCACAGCGATTCCGTTTTCTGGTGCGGCACGGCTTTGCCGCACCAGACATGCAAATGCTACCGGCGTTCTTACGCGTGACATGCTGGCCGGCACGCCTCAATGATTGTAGCATCAGAAGGGCGGCCGGCAGCCTACATTCTAAAAAGAAATTAACCAGGAGTTTCGTGCATGCCAACTTCATTTATGCAATCACCCCAGCTCTTCTTCACCTCGGAATCGGTGACCGAGGGGCACCCCGATAAACTGTGCGACCAGGTCTCCGATGCGATCCTCGACGCATTTCTCGCGCAAGACCCCCGCTCGCGCGTGGCGTGCGAGACATCGGCCACCACCGGGCTGGTGCTGGTGATGGGCGAAGTCACCACCGAGGGCTATGTCGAGATCCAGGAGATCGTGCGCAGAACCATCCGCGAGATCGGCTACACCGGCACCGGCGTGGGCTTCGATGCCGACACCTGCGGCGTGATTGTGGCGCTGCACGGCCAATCGCCCGACATCGCCATGGGTGTTGATAAGGCGCTCGAGGCCAAGCTGGGCGCTGTGACCGAAGCCGAGATCGAGGCGATTGGCGCCGGCGACCAGGGTATGATGTTTGGGTTCGCCTGCAACGAGACGCCCGAGCTCATGCCGTTGACGATCAGCCTGGCCCACAAGCTCACCCGCGAGCTATCGGTGGCGCGCAAGGCCGGCCGCCTGCCCTACCTCGGCCCCGACGGCAAAAGCCAGGTGACGGTCGAGTATGCCCACGGCAAGCCAGTGCGCGTCGACACCATGCTGATCAGCACGCAGCACGCCGCCGACGTGAGCCAGGAGCAGATCCGCGAAGATATCATCGAGGACGTGATGCACGCGGTAGTGCCGGCCGAGCTGCTCGACAGCCGCACCAAGTACTACGTCAACCCAACCGGCCGCTTCGTCACCGGCGGGCCGCACGGCGACGCCGGCCTGACCGGCCGCAAGATCATCGTCGACAGCTACGGCGGGGTGGCGCGCCACGGTGGCGGCGCCTTCTCGGGCAAAGACCCGACGAAGGTCGATCGCTCGGCGGCCTACGCGGCGCGCTGGGTGGCCAAGAATGTGGTGGCAGCCGGCCTGGCCGAGCGCTTCGAGCTACAGCTGGCCTATGCGATCGGCGTGGCCCGGCCGCTCTCGGTCAGCTGCGAGAGCTTCGGCACAAACAAGGTGGCCGAGGAGACGATCATCAAGCTGATCAACGAGCACTTCGACCTGCGGCCTGGCGCGATCATCCGCGATCTCGAGCTGCGCCGGCCGATCTACCGCCAGACGGCCGCGTACGGCCATTTCGGCCGCACCGACATCGCGCTGCCGTGGGAGCGCACCGACCGCGCCGACGCGCTGCGCCGCGCCGCCGGATTGTAACATGGCGCGTAGGGTAGAGCCGCGCCGCGGCGCGGCTCTACCCTACGCGCTGGCGCCGCTATACTGCCGCACGCCGGCCCGCCACACCAGCCTGGCCACCAGCAAGCTGGCCAGGCCTACCCCCAGGAACAGTAGCACCTGCCACCAGCGCAGATCGCCGCGCAGTGCCTGCATCGGCACGGTGGTAGCCACCGCGATCGGCACCACAAACGTGACGATCAGCCGCAGCCAGGGCGGGTAGACCGTGGCCGGGTAGCGGCCGGAGTCCATCAGCGCCTGCAAGATCGTCACATTATTGTCGAACTTGACGAACCAGAAGGTGCAGGCCATCAGCACGATCCACAGGCTGTAAATGATCAGCCCGCCCGAGGCCACCAGCAGCAGGAACGCGACCAGATTCGCCGCAGTGGTAGCGCCGCCGTGCATGCCGATGCCCACCACGATCAGCACCACCGCCAGGGCGATATCCCACACCCGCCAGATCACGATCCGCGCGAAGCTGATCAGAAACAGGCTGCTGGCCGGCTGAAGCAGCGTGTAGTCGAGCGAGCCGTCGCGCACGCTGGTGTTGAACTTCTCGGTGTTTGGCCAGATCAACGCGGCCATCAGTGTGTTCACCAGCCGCCACACGCCCAGCAGCGCGATCAGCTCGCCTGGCCCCCAGCCGCCGAGCGTGGCAGTGTTGCTGAAGATAATACTCAGGCTCAGCAGCTCCCAGCCCAGCCACATCAGGCTCAGCAGAATATTGATCAGCGTATCGGCGCGGTAGGCCAGCTCTTGCTGAATATTGATCTTGATCAGCGTGCCGAGCAGCCGGATGTTGTTCATGGCTAGGCCCCCACCGCCGAGAAGCGCTTCACACCGCTACGCCAGACCAGCAGGAACAGGCCCACCGCGGCCACGAACCACAGCCCGGCCAGCGCAAAGTTGCGCACGATCGCATCGGGCGGCAGCCGGCCCAGGATGAGCTGGATGGGGAAGTACTTCAGCAGCTGAAACGGCAGGTATTGCGCGATGCGCTGGATGAGCGGCGGCATCAGGTCGAGCGGCACAAACTGGCCGGCGAACAGCACCACCAGCGCATAGTAGAACTCGTTCAGCGAGTAGACCCGCGTGGTCCAGAAGGCCACGCAGGTGATGATCGCGCCGAACAGAAAGCTGATGCCAAAGCCCAGCACTACCGCCGGGATGGCCAGCAGCAGCGCTGGGATGGTCACCGCGCTGAAATCGGGCCGGAACAGCAGGCACAGCCCGAGCCACACCGGGATGAGCACCAGCAGCGTCAGCGCCTTGAACGCCAGGTTATTCATGAGCGTGTTGGTCAGGATCGGGTGAACCGGCTTGAGCAGCTCGCCGGACAGGGTACCATCGCGGATCTTATACGCCAGCAAATGGATGGTGATATCGCTGGTCAGATTATCGACGATCAGCAGCGTCAGGTAGTAGGTGATGAAGTCGTTGGCGGTCAGCCCGCCCACGCTGCCCTGGCTATTGGCTACAGTCGTCCACACCGCCAGGTAGACGATCGGCGACACCAGCCAGTACAGCAGGTACATCAGCAGGTTGGCGCGGTACTGCCACTGCTCGAACCAGTTGACCTGCCACATGCGCCGGTAGATTCGCAGCATGCTCGCTCCTTCGTTCACACACGCCAGGCATGGCCTGCGTCGCGCGTTCGTTTGCCTGCGGCAGCAATGAAACATACCGCGTCAGCCGTGTCACTCGTGAAACGCGCGCTCGATCACATCTTCGATCGGCGGATCCTCGATCGTCAGATCCTGCACCGGCAGATCCGAGAGCAGCCGCGCGGTGATCGCGGCGACTTCGTCGGCGCGCACCTGGATCAGGCGCTTGCCGTCACCGTTCTCCTGCGGCATTGGTGTGCCATAGCCGCTCAGGTCGCCATTCACGTCGTCGCGCAGCGCCACACCGATCAGCTTGAATGGCGCGATCCGGCGCGACAGGTCGGTGATCGCGCCATCGTACTTGAGCTGGCCGTGATGGATGATGATGATTCGCTCGCACAGCGCGGTCACATCGGCCATGTAGTGGCTCGTGAGCAGGATGGTCGCGCCGGTGCGGCGGTTGTACTCTTGCAGAAATGCGCGGATGCGCGCCTGGGCAGTGATGTCCAGCCCGATCGTCGGCTCGTCGAGGAACAACACCTGCGGGCGGTGCAGCAGTCCGGCCGCCAGCTCGCACTTCATGCGCTCGCCGAGCGATAGGTTGCGCACCGGCTTGCGCATGATCGGCCCGAGATCGAGCAGCTCGTCGAGCTCGGCCAGCGTGCTGCGGTAGTCGGCATCGCTGATGCGGTAGATCGCCTGGTTGAGCAGAAACGAATCGACCGCCGGGATATCCCACGAGAGGCGGTTGCGCTGGCCCATCACCAGCGTCATCGCCTGCAGGTAGCCGCGCTTGCGCTCCCACGGCGTGTAGCCCAGCACCTGCGCAGTGCCGCCGCTGGGGTGCAGCAGGCCCGATAACATCTTGAGCGTGGTGGTCTTGCCGGCGCCGTTCGGCCCCAGAAAGCCAACCACCTCGCCCGCCCCGATCCGAACATGCACCTGCTGCACGGCGTGGACATCGCGGTAGCGCCGGCGGAAGAAGCTGCGCACGGCCGCGCTGAAGCCGCCCTCGCGCTCGGGCACATGGTAGGTCTTCGTCAGCCCGTCGACGATGATCGTGTCGCCTGGCGCTGTGGCCGAGCGGCCGAGGCCGTTTTGTCGCATGGCGTTGTGCTCACCGGCAGCGCCGCGCCACGCCGCCGCGCGGCACCCCGCTGGGGCTGCTCGCGCCTGGCTGGCGCGCTGGTGCGCTGCTACAATTTGATCCGTGTGCGCCGATTGTAGCACGGATTTGCGAAATTTAAGATCGGTCTTCCGCTGGATCTATTTTTCGGGGCGCGTCGCCCCCGTGCCCCCGAGCTTTCAGAGGTGGGGTTTGTACACTGCCGCATCAGGGCGCCATCGGCCCTCACCCCCCTGCCCCCCTCCCCAATGTTGGGAGCGGGGGGTATCCTATCGGCGTTCCCATGCGGCAGCTCTGCTGCCGCATGGGAACGCCAAATTCTTGCCCCTTCCCTTGGCAGGGAAGGGGGTACGGGGGAGGGGTATTGGCTCACACGGCCCCATGCCGCAAAAACCTACACCTGAAGCAGCCCCCGATGAAGGGAACCCGGCCGGTTCCCCTAAAACCCCTCCGGCAAGAGGTGTCATTCCAGCCCAATCAGCATCGAGGCATGCCTTGTCCATCCGAATCAGGCTTCGCGCTACCGTGCGCAGCGTCCCCAACGAAAAAGCGGGGGTGGCAACGCCACCCCCGCACACCCCTGAAGGTTACGGCGCCAGCCGGCCAATTGCGCTGTCGGCGGCGGCCAGCTGCGCGCGCCCGCCCGCCCCGCCGACATCCCAGAACCACAGTGTGCTCGGGCCGGCCGGGCTGGCCGCCAGCGGGCCGCGTGGCCCATCGGCCGCGCGCTGCAGCACGACATACGCCAGGCCCTTGCCAACCGCGCGCACGTCACCAAAGCCGCCCAGCGTCGTGCCAACCGCGATCGTGCGATCGTCGCCGCCGGTGAGCGCACGCGCGCGCAGCGTGTAGCTCTGGGCGATTGTGCTCTCGCATGCACTGGTCAGGTAGAACAGCGTGCCGTCGCTACTCCAGGCCAACGGCCGGCTCCAGTAACCCTCGGCGATCGGGCTCTGATTCGCCAGCGGCGCGCCATCGGGGCCAATCAGCAGCAAGTCGGCGCCACCGGCTGTGCGCAGCGCCTCGACCGCAATCGCGGCTCCGTTGGGCGCGGCCAGTGGCCGGCCAAGCCCGCTGTGCGTATCGCCCTTGAGCAGATCGGCGCCAATATCGCGCTCGGAGCCGTCGGCAGTATGCACGAACAGGCTGCTGCGGCCATCCTCGGCCTGG
The sequence above is drawn from the Candidatus Kouleothrix ribensis genome and encodes:
- the mtnA gene encoding S-methyl-5-thioribose-1-phosphate isomerase, with protein sequence MSTETTVQHIWWDGDAVGLLDQRRLPGQEVAVRCASLSAVAQAITSMQVRGAPAIGCTAAYGMALAANQFSGSPAELPAHLAAAKATLDASRPTAVNLAWATSRMLRVAHEQAGAPLDTLRTRLLDEAHAIMAEDLAMCYAIGAHGAALIPARGHVLTHCNAGGLATAGLGTALAPIRIAHDRGRPIHVFVDETRPFLQGARLTAWELQRAGVPLTLITDSMAGYFMRCGEIDCVIVGADRVVANGDIANKIGTYSLAVLARAHGIPFYVAAPSSTIDLALPNGDAIPIEQRSPAEVTTFAGVSIAPAGVHAAHPAFDVTPHELITALITEQGVIMAPYQENLRKTVQV
- a CDS encoding carbohydrate kinase family protein, which encodes MRIVVTGSLAYDYIMNFPGYFKDHILPDKVHMLTVSFLVDSMRRMRGGVAGNIAYTLALLGERPLVVATAGQDFGEYRAWMERQGIDASGIKLIDDEFTASCFINNDKANNQIVAFYTGAMAHSKHLSLTELGLGADDLVIISPTDPEAMARYADECRAHGIPFLFDPGKQTPRLDGEQILAGLTGASVLVGNDYEFAMMAQKTGRSEAELIAAAPLAVVTRGDQGSSIYDQRSGRELHVPIAPIPIVVDPTGAGDAYLGGLAFGLAHRLPLEVTGRIAALAAAYPIEHRGGQEHSYTLSEFAKRYAAAFGPAPEIEALSAYAA
- a CDS encoding Gfo/Idh/MocA family oxidoreductase, translated to MRWGIISTGYIAGKFAEALRASESERVVAVASRDAARAAAFAGEHGIAQAYGSYAGLLADQEVEAVYIGLPNSMHAEWSNRAAAAGKHILCEKPLGVSRAEATAMFAAAREHGVWLMEAFMYRFNPRTLKLGQLLAQGAIGQVRLIRASFGFNATNPADVRLNAELVGGALMDVGCYCVNVARLAAGTAPVRAFATARWAGSGVDETLAGTLEYPGGTVAQIGCSLASCSHQQLQIVGSAGLIDIDGAFNLPDDQAGSLRLRRDDGGDETIRFAPVNQYRLEAEGFAQLVAASHTAEGLAEMPLAETLDNMAAIEALLRSARTGHAVEIAQ
- a CDS encoding adenosylhomocysteinase translates to MANNFDIKDLNLAEQGRKRIDWAEKEMPVLRLLRERFEKERPLHGLRLSACLHVTAETANLARTLAAGGADVVLCASNPLSTQDDVAAALVAYEEIPVYAIKGEDNQTYYRHLSAALDHQPHITMDDGADLVSAVLKQRPELLDTLIGSTEETTTGVIRLKAMAADGVLKFPVIAVNDSDTKHMFDNRYGTGQSTLDGIIRATNVLLAGKTFVVGGYGWCSRGIADRARGLGANVIVTEIDPIKALEAAMDGFRVMPMLAAAPLADFVCTATGDINVLDLHHFQAMKDGAIVANSGHFNVEINIPALESLAAEKRQPRPFIDQYILKDGRVINLLGEGRLINLASAEGHPSAVMDMSFANQALASEFLQRNKGKLANGVHALPKEVDREIAALKLTAMGINIDVLTSDQTKYLSSWEEGT
- a CDS encoding methionine adenosyltransferase, with the translated sequence MPTSFMQSPQLFFTSESVTEGHPDKLCDQVSDAILDAFLAQDPRSRVACETSATTGLVLVMGEVTTEGYVEIQEIVRRTIREIGYTGTGVGFDADTCGVIVALHGQSPDIAMGVDKALEAKLGAVTEAEIEAIGAGDQGMMFGFACNETPELMPLTISLAHKLTRELSVARKAGRLPYLGPDGKSQVTVEYAHGKPVRVDTMLISTQHAADVSQEQIREDIIEDVMHAVVPAELLDSRTKYYVNPTGRFVTGGPHGDAGLTGRKIIVDSYGGVARHGGGAFSGKDPTKVDRSAAYAARWVAKNVVAAGLAERFELQLAYAIGVARPLSVSCESFGTNKVAEETIIKLINEHFDLRPGAIIRDLELRRPIYRQTAAYGHFGRTDIALPWERTDRADALRRAAGL
- a CDS encoding ABC-2 family transporter protein, with the protein product MNNIRLLGTLIKINIQQELAYRADTLINILLSLMWLGWELLSLSIIFSNTATLGGWGPGELIALLGVWRLVNTLMAALIWPNTEKFNTSVRDGSLDYTLLQPASSLFLISFARIVIWRVWDIALAVVLIVVGIGMHGGATTAANLVAFLLLVASGGLIIYSLWIVLMACTFWFVKFDNNVTILQALMDSGRYPATVYPPWLRLIVTFVVPIAVATTVPMQALRGDLRWWQVLLFLGVGLASLLVARLVWRAGVRQYSGASA
- a CDS encoding ABC-2 family transporter protein; the protein is MLRIYRRMWQVNWFEQWQYRANLLMYLLYWLVSPIVYLAVWTTVANSQGSVGGLTANDFITYYLTLLIVDNLTSDITIHLLAYKIRDGTLSGELLKPVHPILTNTLMNNLAFKALTLLVLIPVWLGLCLLFRPDFSAVTIPALLLAIPAVVLGFGISFLFGAIITCVAFWTTRVYSLNEFYYALVVLFAGQFVPLDLMPPLIQRIAQYLPFQLLKYFPIQLILGRLPPDAIVRNFALAGLWFVAAVGLFLLVWRSGVKRFSAVGA
- a CDS encoding ATP-binding cassette domain-containing protein, translating into MRQNGLGRSATAPGDTIIVDGLTKTYHVPEREGGFSAAVRSFFRRRYRDVHAVQQVHVRIGAGEVVGFLGPNGAGKTTTLKMLSGLLHPSGGTAQVLGYTPWERKRGYLQAMTLVMGQRNRLSWDIPAVDSFLLNQAIYRISDADYRSTLAELDELLDLGPIMRKPVRNLSLGERMKCELAAGLLHRPQVLFLDEPTIGLDITAQARIRAFLQEYNRRTGATILLTSHYMADVTALCERIIIIHHGQLKYDGAITDLSRRIAPFKLIGVALRDDVNGDLSGYGTPMPQENGDGKRLIQVRADEVAAITARLLSDLPVQDLTIEDPPIEDVIERAFHE